One window of the Rosa rugosa chromosome 3, drRosRugo1.1, whole genome shotgun sequence genome contains the following:
- the LOC133739517 gene encoding early light-induced protein, chloroplastic-like produces the protein MAATSTMQSILGSSVAYGRVAGKNRSLNLQSTVPASYAVSSYLRVRSMAEDGQKKQPITVTKASKDPQPAASPPSPKFSDVFAFSGPAPERINGRLAMVGFVTALSVELVEGQDLFAQIFNGPGVPLFIGTSILLSVASLVPLLKGVTVESKSDGIFTSDAELWNGRLAMLGLVALAFTEYATGSALV, from the exons ATGGCTGCAACATCCACTATGCAATCAATCCTTGGAAGCTCTGTCGCTTATGGAAGAGTTGCAGGCAAGAACAGATCCCTGAACCTGCAGAGTACTGTTCCTGCTAGTTATGCAGTTTCAAGCTATCTCAGGGTTCGCTCTATGGCAGAG GATGGTCAAaagaagcaaccaataactgtaACAAAAGCCTCAAAGGATCCCCAGCCTGCAGCTTCTCCACCATCTCCGAAGTTTTCAGACGTGTTTGCATTCAGCGGGCCGGCACCTGAGAGAATCAACGGCAGGCTGGCAATGGTGGGCTTCGTTACGGCTCTATCTGTCGAACTCGTCGAGGGGCAAGATTTGTTTGCTCAGATATTCAACGGCCCCGGAGTACCATTGTTCATCGGCACAAGTATTTTGCTATCAGTAGCATCCTTGGTTCCTTTATTGAAAGGAGTGACCGTGGAGTCCAAATCCGACGGGATCTTTACCTCGGATGCAGAGCTCTGGAATGGAAGGTTGGCCATGTTGGGTCTTGTAGCTTTGGCCTTCACCGAGTACGCGACCGGCAGTGCCCTAGTGTAG
- the LOC133739938 gene encoding early light-induced protein, chloroplastic-like, whose product STSSTSKASLNSLYLDKLAATSTMQSILGSSVAYGRVAGKNRSLDLQSTVPASYAVSSYLRVRSMAEDGQKKQPITVTKASKDPQPAASPPSPKFSDVFAFSGPAPERINGRLAMVGFVTALSVELVEGQDLFAQISNGPGVPLFIGTSILLSVASLVPLLKGVTVESKSDGIFTSDAELWNGRLAMLGLVAFAFTEYATGSALV is encoded by the exons TCTACATCTTCAACTTCAAAAGCTAGCTTAAATAGTTTGTATCTAGATAAATTGGCTGCAACATCCACTATGCAATCAATCCTTGGAAGCTCTGTCGCTTATGGAAGAGTTGCAGGCAAGAACAGATCTCTGGACCTGCAGAGTACTGTTCCTGCTAGTTATGCAGTTTCAAGCTATCTCAGGGTTCGCTCTATGGCAGAG GATGGTCAAaagaagcaaccaataactgtaACAAAAGCCTCAAAAGATCCCCAGCCTGCAGCTTCTCCACCATCTCCGAAGTTTTCAGACGTGTTTGCATTCAGCGGACCGGCACCTGAGAGAATCAACGGCAGGCTGGCAATGGTGGGCTTCGTTACGGCTCTATCTGTCGAACTCGTCGAGGGGCAAGATTTGTTTGCTCAGATATCCAACGGCCCCGGAGTACCATTGTTCATCGGCACAAGTATTTTGCTATCAGTAGCATCCTTGGTTCCTTTATTGAAAGGAGTGACCGTGGAGTCCAAATCCGACGGGATCTTTACCTCGGATGCAGAGCTCTGGAATGGAAGGTTGGCCATGTTGGGTCTTGTAGCTTTTGCCTTCACCGAGTACGCGACCGGCAGTGCCCTAGTGTAG
- the LOC133741157 gene encoding protein WUSCHEL-like, translating into MYSSIFTSSHLMTQEPRTLQLMELQTPQQMEPQQQQPTEEGGNTQAAGSSANMDFWRSRTRWIPTPEQIRILKDLYYVKGFKCPSTEHIHEICLQLNQYGHVEGKNIYFWFQNVRAREKQMNRCNQAAPVPMGTSSLGTGGSIDLNFGSTGSTGAGGSIDINFGPAGGSIDINFGSTSSTDDGRSIDLNFGSTYSTGGQTSLQQRGGDHQEVQTLPLFPVHGEDVFGNLKTTSEEGSAFGYYSGGSGGYHSGSNVSLELSLNPSGAAD; encoded by the exons atgtattcctcgatattcacatcctctcacctcatgacccaagagccacgaactctgcaactaatggagctccaaaccccgcaacaaatggaaccacaacaacagcaaccaacagaggagggaggaaacacccaagcagctggaagtagtgccaacatggatttctggcgaagccgtaccagatggattcctactccagaacaaataagaatcctcaaggatctttactacgtcaagggatttaagtgcccatctacagagcacattcacgagatctgcctccagctgaaccagtatggacatgttgagggtaagaacatttacttttggttccagaacgtcagggctcgagagaagcagatgaataggtgtaatcaggctgctccagtgcccatgggaactagttctcttggtactggtggatccatcgatctcaattttgggtccactggttctactggtgctggtggatccatcgacatcaattttgggccagctggtggatccatcgacatcaattttgggtccactagttctactgatgatggtagatccattgatctcaactttggttccacctattctactg gaggacaaacatccctacaacaacgaggaggagatcaccaggaggttcaaactcttcctctgttccccgtgcacggcgaggacgtctttggtaacctgaagactacttccgaggaaggtagcgcatttggttactattctggtggctcaggcggttaccacagtggctcaaacgtttctcttgagctcagcctcaacccatccggagctgctgactag
- the LOC133737734 gene encoding early light-induced protein, chloroplastic-like: MAATSTMQSILGSSVAYGRVAGKNRSLNLQSTVPASYAVSSYLRVGSMAEDGQKKQPITVTKASKDPQRAASPPSPKFSDVFAFSGPAPERINGRLAMVGFVTALSVELVEGQDLFAQIFNGPGVPL; the protein is encoded by the exons ATGGCTGCAACATCCACTATGCAATCAATCCTTGGAAGCTCTGTCGCTTATGGAAGAGTTGCAGGCAAGAACAGATCTCTGAACCTGCAGAGTACTGTTCCTGCTAGTTATGCAGTTTCAAGCTATCTCAGGGTTGGCTCTATGGCAGAG GATGGTCAAaagaagcaaccaataactgtaACAAAAGCCTCAAAGGATCCCCAGCGTGCAGCTTCTCCACCATCTCCGAAGTTTTCAGACGTGTTTGCATTCAGCGGGCCGGCACCTGAGAGAATCAACGGCAGGCTGGCAATGGTGGGCTTCGTTACGGCTCTATCTGTCGAACTCGTCGAAGGGCAAGATTTGTTTGCTCAGATATTCAACGGCCCCGGAGTAccattgtaa